One Panicum virgatum strain AP13 chromosome 9K, P.virgatum_v5, whole genome shotgun sequence genomic region harbors:
- the LOC120647644 gene encoding uncharacterized protein LOC120647644: MPPGPDASSLAAAVLDASTPPAAAAATSRVLDYLTRHAADQPRAFFADAFPSLLYRLFVSSASFIDLAAADPALPDLLLTLLAPSGPLLAAAAAADRLALIRFVFPNERLPDWLRHALASPSPASTHPASPLLSPRVGSDLHLSVFEYYLFWFAYYPVSSASPAAPAASASTSNPGLKSRSRLESWVSTLATTAIRKPGHKPESSLYLKLLYAYLCEFVPTRTPPGRLSGAGTLLHRTANYGVKSFARAEFLLHTLVQFWLVGDDFSPLPVLTCHALGLRLPSRARAELSERPPSPGLGDAVKLLVMYLNCCDGHTLEGVDAPRPSQGIPVGNGLLDTQAGFWNPLIQRPLYRFVLRTFLFCPIGAAINNATQVFSVWLAYMEPWKVTQQELDGYGKQQAGADQELQKCNMLYDSSWKTYVLSNYLFYSSMVVHFLGFAHKFIHSDVSSVLLMVHKVLEVLSSTPELLDLLHKVDAAYHTKLVVSSPPYDDVLKYVPSIREQLKDWEDGLSETDADGSFLHEHWNSDLRLCSYDENGAYNLLQLLLIRAEPEILRLSGDAQQALQTLDSIKSKMKRVFQGQIGRIHGSTSSLEELHYEHQQARGGVFTPKHPSLGKSSWDDVWYRGEWMKRPISETEVAWLARILIRLSDWLNDALGLDGGDADDSPAAASTTYIRFDRNDLNTVGGPKDAAKIALVVLCSVIVLVGQALLKFMRSHRVKINLRVFASKKLLLAAVVLYAMLAVTRNASG, from the exons ATGCCGCCCGGGCCTGACgcgtcctccctcgccgccgccgtcctcgacgCCTCCactcccccggccgccgccgccgccacatccCGAGTGCTCGACTACCTCacccgccacgccgccgaccAGCCGCGCGCCTTCTTCGCCGACGCCTTCCCCTCCCTGCTCTACCGCCTCttcgtctcctccgcctccttcatcgacctcgccgccgccgaccccgcgcTGCCCGAcctcctcctcaccctcctTGCCCCCTCCggcccgctcctcgccgccgccgccgccgcggaccgccTCGCCCTCATACGCTTCGTCTTCCCCAACGAGCGCCTCCCCGACTGGCTCCGCCACGCGCTCGCTTCCCCTTCCCCGGCCTCCACCCACCCCGCCTCGCCTCTTCTCTCGCCCCGCGTCGGCTCCGACCTCCACCTCTCCGTCTTCGAGTACTACCTCTTCTGGTTCGCCTACTACCCCGTCTCGTCCGCATCCCCGGCAGCCCCCGCCGCATCTGCGTCCACCTCCAATCCAGGCCTCAAGTCCCGCTCCCGCCTCGAGAGCTGGGTCTCTAccctcgccaccaccgccatccGCAAGCCTGGCCACAAACCCGAGAGCTCGCTATACCTCAAGCTGCTCTATGCCTACCTCTGCGAGTTCGTGCCAACACGCACACCGCCTGGCCGGCTGTCCGGGGCCGGCACGCTGCTCCACCGGACAGCCAACTATGGCGTCAAGTCATTTGCACGGGCCGAGTTCTTGCTTCACACCCTTGTCCAGTTCTGGCTTGTCGGGGATGACTTCTCGCCGCTGCCCGTGCTGACTTGCCATGCCCTGGGCCTGCGGTTACCTTCTCGTGCTCGTGCCGAGTTGAGTGAGCGGCCACCGTCACCAGGCCTGGGTGATGCAGTGAAGCTGCTTGTGATGTACCTCAACTGCTGCGATGGCCACACATTAGAGGGCGTGGATGCCCCCAGGCCGTCTCAAGGAATACCAGTGGGGAATGGGCTCTTGGATACCCAGGCTGGCTTTTGGAATCCATTGATACAGAGGCCTCTGTATCGGTTTGTACTAAGAACATTCTTATTCTGCCCCATTGGTGCTGCTATAAATAATGCAACACAAGTCTTCTCTGTGTGGTTGGCATATATGGAGCCATGGAAGGTTACCCAACAGGAGCTGGATGGGTATGGCAAGCAGCAAGCAGGGGCGGACCAGGAGCTGCAAAAGTGCAACATGTTATACGATTCATCGTGGAAGACATATGTTCTTTCAAATTACTTGTTCTACAGCTCGATGGTTGTGCACTTCCTGGGGTTTGCGCACAAGTTTATCCATTCCGATGTTTCCTCAGTGCTCCTAATGGTACACAAG GTATTAGAAGTCTTGAGTTCCACTCCAGAGCTATTAGACCTTCTGCACAAAGTGGATGCTGCTTATCATACTAAACTAGTTGTGTCATCCCCACCATATGATGACGTTTTGAAGTATGTGCCATCAATTCGTGAACAGCTAAAG GACTGGGAGGATGGTTTGTCAGAAACTGATGCAGATGGGTCATTCTTGCATGAGCATTGGAACTCTGATCTAAGGCTTTGCAGTTATGATGAGAATGGTGCTTATAATCTTCTTCAG CTGCTTCTGATCCGAGCAGAGCCAGAGATACTACGTCTGTCAGGTGATGCACAGCAAGCTCTCCAGACATTGGATTCTATCAAGTCCAAGATGAAAAGGGTCTTTCAGGGCCAGATTGGAAGAATTCATGGGAGTACTTCCTCACTGGAGGAATTGCATTATGAACACCAACAGGCGCGTGGGGGAGTATTCACACCTAAGCATCCCAGTTTGGGGAAGAGTTCATGGGATGATGTTTGGTACAGAGGCGAGTGGATGAAAAGGCCCATCTCAGAGACTGAAGTGGCCTGGCTTGCAAGGATTCTGATCCGCCTTTCTGATTGGCTGAATGATGCCCTTGGGCTTGACGGTGGTGATGCTGATGATAGCCCTGCTGCTGCCAGCACTACCTACATTCGGTTTGATCGCAATGATCTGAACACAGTGGGCGGTCCGAAGGATGCTGCCAAAATTGCTCTTGTTGTTTTATGTTCAGTGATAGTGCTAGTGGGGCAAGCTTTGCTGAAGTTCATGAGATCACACAGGGTGAAGATCAATCTGAGAGTTTTTGCTTCAAAAAAGCTGCTGTTAGCTGCCGTTGTGCTGTATGCCATGTTGGCTGTAACAAGGAATGCTTCAGGTTGA